Proteins from a single region of Paenibacillus sp. BIHB 4019:
- a CDS encoding ATP-binding protein, whose amino-acid sequence MLNRKNIGMFLMILGIMGTIFVLMFLKLADKQDIRAVNGVMDLSNWSFAEKGAVKLGGEWEFYPNQLLTPKDFVIASQLPAEQAPPRKLVNVPGKWNAYLSGEDSSSGIGYGTYRLKIQLPSHLREIYGVYTSNIRMANRIYLNNQMIGASGAPATNEYDGVQNNVPYIALGTVAGDSVELIVQVANYSYATGGIIYSITFGDQHTIIKNREMDILRGALIISGFLIPGLFCLLLYVLRRQERGLMFLGLFCLSSMIFMMTQGERIIVQLLPDLPYSFVLKLQPISSVFVYYFLLCIVNEMLPGIVHSKVMRFLKWFAGFTIVLELVATPLFISKLETLIMAQGLVMIVYYIYVIIRGVGRKVYADPYWFLSLQSIVMMMLASMMRAYGFMESAMLISFEMLLFVFAHAGLFAKRFTKSIREVEQLSEKLLTLDGLKDEFMTMTSHELRTPLHGIINMAASMLEGAAGPLNNTKQAEHLSMIVSTGKQLSALIQDILEFAELRGGVMKLAKRKIYFQPVLHAVVEVVEHLLIDKQVQIQQRLPANLPLLDADEDRLRQILYNLLGNAAKATIQGKITISAVTQGNKVRVDIADTGIGMPPEQLETIFLSERKTKAGQAIFQGSGFGLRITKQLVELGGGTISVHSIAGQGTTFSFTIPVAQGQQIDEADIAYQEQAAAIELTAMLNVPPPAAEFRVLVVDDDPINLQVLINLLSIERCEVTAVRSGDEALEEAFAAPASYDLVITDWMMPKMSGIELCRKIRERFLLSELPVLLLTARTKPEDIKLGFEAGVNDYIGKPVDAGELRARVQTLLALRKSVKLAVQAEMAFLQAQIKPHFLYNALNTIIAICPVDPYKAMELLIELSQFLRSSFDFHNRDKMTTIERELELVKSYLTLEKARFDERLKIEYEISCDALALIPPLTIQPIVENAVNHGVMKKEEGGTIKLKISEIDNCIMVLVEDDGVGFTPERLSQVLSDKGTGRVGLSNIHQRLVNLYGSGLVIDGQRQLGAEVSFRYPKELRAGTYNEA is encoded by the coding sequence ATGCTTAATCGAAAGAACATTGGCATGTTCCTAATGATTTTAGGAATTATGGGCACGATTTTTGTGCTTATGTTCCTTAAGCTGGCGGATAAACAGGATATACGCGCCGTTAATGGCGTAATGGACTTGAGTAATTGGAGTTTTGCAGAAAAGGGGGCGGTCAAGCTCGGCGGCGAGTGGGAGTTTTATCCGAACCAGCTGCTGACGCCGAAAGATTTTGTGATCGCCAGCCAGCTGCCAGCGGAGCAGGCTCCACCGAGAAAGCTGGTGAATGTACCGGGGAAATGGAATGCGTATTTGTCTGGAGAAGACAGCAGCTCAGGTATTGGCTACGGCACATATCGTTTGAAAATTCAGCTTCCCAGCCATTTGCGCGAAATATATGGGGTCTACACCTCGAACATTCGCATGGCCAATCGCATTTATTTGAACAATCAAATGATTGGCGCCAGCGGCGCCCCAGCTACTAATGAATACGATGGCGTTCAAAACAATGTGCCTTATATTGCTCTTGGCACCGTTGCGGGCGATTCGGTCGAGCTTATTGTGCAGGTAGCCAATTACAGCTATGCTACAGGCGGCATCATTTATTCCATTACCTTCGGAGATCAGCATACGATTATTAAAAACCGGGAAATGGATATTTTGCGCGGGGCGCTGATTATTTCCGGATTTCTAATCCCTGGCCTATTTTGCCTGCTGTTATACGTACTGAGAAGGCAGGAGAGAGGACTGATGTTCCTCGGGCTTTTTTGCCTCTCGTCGATGATTTTTATGATGACTCAAGGGGAACGAATCATTGTCCAGCTGTTGCCTGATCTGCCTTATTCCTTCGTGCTGAAGCTGCAGCCCATCTCATCGGTGTTTGTGTATTATTTTTTATTATGCATCGTGAATGAAATGCTGCCAGGCATCGTGCATTCCAAAGTGATGCGGTTTTTAAAATGGTTTGCGGGATTTACGATTGTGCTGGAGCTGGTGGCAACGCCGTTATTTATTTCGAAGCTGGAAACTTTAATTATGGCTCAAGGCCTTGTAATGATTGTTTATTATATTTATGTTATTATCCGGGGTGTCGGACGCAAGGTGTATGCGGACCCTTACTGGTTTTTGAGTCTTCAGAGCATCGTCATGATGATGCTGGCTTCCATGATGCGGGCATACGGATTTATGGAAAGCGCAATGCTGATTTCTTTCGAAATGCTGCTGTTTGTGTTCGCCCATGCGGGCTTGTTCGCGAAACGCTTTACAAAATCGATTCGCGAGGTGGAACAGCTGTCGGAGAAGCTATTGACGCTTGATGGGCTCAAGGATGAATTTATGACGATGACCTCGCACGAGCTGAGGACGCCGCTGCATGGCATTATTAATATGGCGGCCTCCATGCTGGAAGGCGCTGCCGGACCGCTCAACAATACGAAGCAGGCGGAGCATTTATCAATGATTGTTTCGACCGGAAAGCAGCTGTCCGCCCTTATTCAGGATATTTTGGAGTTTGCTGAGCTGCGGGGCGGTGTAATGAAGCTTGCGAAGCGAAAGATTTATTTTCAGCCCGTGCTTCATGCGGTTGTAGAGGTTGTGGAGCATTTGCTCATCGACAAGCAAGTTCAGATTCAACAGCGGCTGCCTGCCAATTTGCCTTTGCTTGATGCGGATGAAGACCGGCTGCGGCAAATCTTGTACAATTTGCTTGGCAATGCGGCAAAGGCGACCATTCAGGGGAAAATAACCATCAGTGCGGTAACGCAGGGAAATAAGGTGAGGGTGGACATTGCGGATACGGGTATCGGTATGCCGCCTGAGCAGCTCGAAACGATTTTTCTATCTGAACGAAAAACAAAGGCGGGGCAGGCGATCTTTCAAGGCTCGGGCTTCGGACTGCGTATTACAAAGCAGCTTGTGGAGCTGGGTGGTGGAACCATCAGCGTCCATTCTATTGCGGGACAAGGAACAACGTTCAGCTTTACCATTCCGGTTGCCCAAGGCCAGCAAATAGACGAGGCTGATATCGCCTACCAGGAGCAGGCCGCTGCAATCGAGCTTACCGCTATGCTGAATGTGCCGCCGCCAGCAGCTGAATTCCGCGTGCTCGTAGTTGACGATGATCCGATTAATTTGCAGGTGCTCATTAACTTGCTTTCCATTGAGCGCTGCGAGGTAACGGCGGTAAGAAGCGGAGATGAAGCGCTGGAAGAGGCGTTTGCTGCTCCGGCCAGTTACGATTTGGTCATTACGGATTGGATGATGCCGAAAATGTCGGGTATTGAGCTTTGCCGCAAAATTCGCGAACGCTTCCTGCTGTCGGAGCTTCCGGTACTGCTGCTCACGGCCAGAACGAAGCCGGAGGACATAAAGCTCGGCTTTGAGGCAGGGGTCAACGATTATATTGGCAAGCCTGTTGATGCCGGCGAGCTGCGTGCCCGCGTTCAGACGCTGCTGGCACTGCGCAAGTCAGTTAAGCTGGCTGTACAGGCGGAAATGGCGTTTTTGCAGGCGCAAATCAAGCCCCATTTTTTATACAATGCCTTGAATACGATTATAGCCATTTGTCCGGTAGATCCGTATAAAGCGATGGAGCTGCTCATTGAATTAAGCCAGTTTTTGCGCAGCAGCTTTGATTTCCATAATCGCGACAAAATGACGACGATCGAGCGCGAGCTGGAGCTGGTCAAGTCCTATTTGACGCTGGAAAAAGCGCGTTTTGATGAAAGGCTGAAAATTGAATACGAAATTAGCTGCGATGCGCTTGCGCTTATTCCTCCGCTGACCATTCAGCCGATAGTGGAAAATGCAGTTAATCACGGTGTCATGAAAAAAGAAGAAGGCGGCACGATTAAGCTGAAAATTTCTGAAATAGACAACTGTATTATGGTTCTTGTAGAGGACGATGGCGTAGGCTTTACTCCAGAACGATTATCGCAGGTGCTCTCGGACAAAGGGACAGGCCGCGTAGGCTTAAGCAACATTCACCAGAGGCTGGTTAATTTGTACGGCAGCGGCTTGGTTATTGATGGGCAGAGGCAGCTCGGCGCAGAGGTAAGCTTCCGCTATCCGAAGGAACTGCGGGCAGGCACGTATAACGAAGCATAA
- a CDS encoding LysR family transcriptional regulator produces MFNLEWYRIFLHTARCKNLTRAAHELHITQPSVSYAIKQMEEALQLKLFHRLSKGVELTEEGRALLGYVEQSFSMLDSSQKHLQNMKLLNEGEIRIGASDSLIKHLLLPQLNTFHRDYPGIRIRLSHGKTPDITQRLREGEIDCAIIHLPINDSQLNIQTLAVLEDCFVVGEAYAELARRSAASGALSMQQLAELPLLLLSPGSSTREFIEQWFAGKGQVVKPDIELGSIDLLAQFARLGYGAAFISRSFVQEELNNGMLFELLVEDPLPPRSIGLAVRQDRKLSVAAERFVELFMPAGDEGY; encoded by the coding sequence ATGTTCAATCTGGAATGGTATCGCATTTTTCTGCATACAGCACGCTGCAAAAATTTAACAAGAGCGGCGCACGAGCTGCATATTACGCAGCCATCGGTCAGCTATGCGATTAAGCAGATGGAGGAGGCTTTGCAGCTCAAGCTTTTTCATCGACTGTCGAAGGGCGTCGAGCTTACCGAAGAAGGGCGAGCGCTGCTGGGCTATGTAGAGCAATCCTTTTCCATGCTGGATTCTTCGCAAAAGCATTTGCAAAATATGAAGCTGCTGAATGAGGGGGAAATCCGCATCGGAGCGAGCGATTCGCTGATTAAGCATCTTTTGCTGCCGCAATTAAATACCTTTCATCGCGATTATCCGGGTATCCGCATCCGGCTTTCGCATGGGAAAACGCCTGATATTACGCAGCGCTTAAGGGAAGGAGAAATCGATTGTGCCATTATCCATCTGCCCATAAACGATTCACAGCTGAATATTCAGACGCTTGCGGTGCTGGAGGATTGTTTTGTAGTTGGGGAGGCTTATGCGGAGCTAGCCCGCCGTTCGGCCGCAAGTGGAGCTTTGTCGATGCAGCAGCTGGCTGAGCTGCCGCTCCTGTTATTATCTCCGGGAAGCAGCACGAGGGAATTTATTGAACAATGGTTTGCGGGCAAGGGACAGGTGGTAAAGCCGGATATCGAGCTTGGCAGCATTGATTTGCTCGCCCAGTTCGCCAGGCTCGGTTACGGGGCAGCCTTCATTAGCCGTTCTTTTGTGCAGGAAGAATTAAATAATGGCATGCTGTTTGAATTATTAGTAGAGGACCCGCTTCCACCGCGCAGCATCGGGCTTGCCGTACGTCAGGACAGAAAGCTGTCGGTTGCGGCTGAGCGCTTCGTCGAGCTGTTTATGCCGGCTGGCGATGAGGGATATTAA
- a CDS encoding cellulose binding domain-containing protein — MRKLGTLALAITVVAGTVIIGNPLEAQAAPSEAYTWKNVVTGGGGGFVPGFVFNKKEPGLLYARTDVGGAYRYNAATGSWKALLDHVGWDEWNKTGVDALATDPIDPNRLYIAAGSYTNEWDPHNGYIMRSTDKGDTWQETQLPFKIGGNMPGRSMGERLMVDPNKNNILYFGARSGNGLWKSTDYGVTWSKVTAFPNPGNFVEDPTYPYLADKMGLAWITFDQSTGSPGTATQTIYVGVADTASSIYRSTNGGTTWSAVAGQPTGYLPHHGELDSNGQLYVTYSNGTGPYNGSKGDVWRLNTATGVWTNISPVPSSSADNYFGYGGLAVDAQHPGTLIVATLNSWYPDANLYRSTDSGATWKPIWKYSSYPNRDFSYTQDISAAPWLDWGVSSAPPEVSPKLGWMIGDIEIDPFNSDRMLYGTGATVYGTTNLTAWDSGGKVALSVMAKGIEETSIKELISPPTGAHLLSAMLDVSGYRHNDLTAAPAKMFISPSSSTSIDFAELNAGFIARVGNADKAKYPNEKSIALSYDGGTNWYSPNAEPSATTGGGFIAVAADNSSLVWSTSDVGVYYSKTTGNSWTASTGIPAGAKVVSDRVNKNKFYGAAAGKFYVSTDGGATFTMSAAAGLPAAGNMKFKALPGVEGDIWLAGGNESSGVYGLWHSTNSGASFTKLSNVEEADVVGFGMAAPGQTYPALYISAQIDQVRGFFRSDNGGANWVRINDDQHQYAFTGETITGDPRIFGRVYIGTNGRGIVYGDTVNGPTPTPTPTATPTPTVTPTPTPTSTPTPTVTPTPTPTVTPTPTPTSTPSPSPAGSFKVQLFNGGTAATTNTLSPKIKLVNTGTSSLNLADVKLRYYYTIDGEQAQSFWCDWSTVGSANVLASFVKLPTAVTGADYYVEISFASAAGSVAAGQSIELQTRISKNNWSNYTQTGDYSFNSSATSYVDWNKTTGYAAGILQWGVEPS, encoded by the coding sequence ATGCGCAAGCTGGGCACGCTGGCCCTAGCGATCACCGTTGTCGCCGGCACCGTAATAATCGGCAACCCGCTAGAGGCGCAAGCGGCACCAAGTGAAGCGTACACGTGGAAAAATGTAGTGACTGGCGGGGGCGGAGGTTTCGTTCCGGGATTTGTTTTTAATAAAAAAGAGCCTGGGCTGCTGTATGCCCGTACGGATGTGGGCGGCGCTTATCGTTACAACGCAGCAACTGGCAGCTGGAAGGCGCTGCTGGACCACGTGGGCTGGGATGAGTGGAATAAGACCGGCGTGGATGCGCTGGCAACCGATCCGATTGATCCGAATCGCCTATATATTGCGGCTGGCTCCTATACGAATGAATGGGACCCGCATAACGGCTATATTATGCGTTCCACGGATAAAGGAGACACTTGGCAGGAAACGCAGCTGCCTTTCAAAATTGGCGGCAATATGCCAGGGCGATCCATGGGCGAGCGGCTGATGGTAGACCCGAATAAAAACAACATTTTGTATTTTGGGGCACGCAGCGGCAACGGCCTGTGGAAAAGTACCGACTATGGCGTGACGTGGAGCAAAGTAACGGCATTCCCGAATCCGGGCAATTTTGTGGAGGACCCGACCTATCCTTATTTGGCGGACAAAATGGGGCTTGCTTGGATTACGTTTGACCAATCGACGGGCTCGCCTGGAACGGCGACGCAAACGATTTATGTCGGTGTAGCAGATACAGCGAGCAGCATTTACCGCAGCACGAATGGCGGCACAACCTGGTCTGCCGTGGCAGGACAGCCGACGGGCTATTTGCCGCATCATGGCGAGCTGGATTCAAATGGACAGCTGTATGTTACATATAGCAACGGCACAGGTCCATATAACGGTTCGAAGGGCGATGTCTGGAGGCTGAATACAGCCACTGGCGTGTGGACGAACATTAGCCCCGTCCCTTCAAGCAGCGCGGATAATTATTTCGGCTATGGCGGACTTGCGGTTGATGCCCAACACCCTGGCACGCTGATCGTCGCAACGCTAAATTCATGGTACCCGGATGCCAACCTTTATCGCAGTACGGATAGCGGCGCAACGTGGAAGCCGATATGGAAGTATAGCTCGTACCCGAACCGCGACTTTTCGTACACGCAGGATATTTCGGCAGCGCCATGGCTCGATTGGGGCGTAAGCTCTGCGCCACCGGAAGTATCGCCTAAGCTCGGCTGGATGATTGGCGATATCGAAATTGATCCTTTCAACTCTGACCGCATGCTATATGGCACAGGCGCTACGGTGTATGGCACGACGAACTTGACGGCTTGGGATAGCGGTGGCAAAGTCGCTTTGTCTGTTATGGCCAAGGGCATTGAGGAAACGTCAATCAAAGAATTGATTAGCCCGCCGACCGGCGCTCACCTGTTAAGCGCCATGCTTGATGTATCAGGCTACCGACATAATGATTTAACGGCGGCACCTGCAAAAATGTTCATCAGTCCAAGCAGCTCCACAAGCATAGACTTCGCTGAACTAAACGCTGGATTTATTGCGCGCGTTGGAAATGCAGACAAGGCGAAATATCCTAATGAAAAATCGATTGCACTGTCCTACGATGGCGGAACGAACTGGTATAGCCCGAATGCAGAGCCCTCCGCAACAACGGGCGGCGGCTTTATAGCCGTTGCGGCTGACAATAGTTCACTCGTATGGAGCACCTCTGATGTCGGCGTTTATTATTCCAAAACGACCGGCAACTCATGGACAGCAAGCACAGGCATTCCAGCCGGTGCAAAAGTGGTCTCAGACCGCGTCAACAAAAACAAGTTTTATGGGGCCGCAGCAGGCAAGTTCTATGTGAGCACAGATGGCGGCGCGACGTTCACGATGTCTGCAGCAGCAGGGCTTCCAGCAGCAGGAAACATGAAATTTAAAGCGCTTCCAGGCGTGGAAGGCGATATTTGGCTGGCTGGCGGCAACGAGTCCAGCGGCGTATACGGGCTATGGCATTCGACCAACTCAGGTGCATCGTTTACGAAGCTTAGCAACGTAGAGGAAGCAGATGTTGTTGGCTTCGGTATGGCGGCGCCAGGCCAGACGTATCCTGCGCTTTATATTTCGGCGCAAATCGATCAAGTCAGAGGATTTTTCCGCTCTGATAATGGCGGGGCAAATTGGGTGAGAATTAATGATGACCAGCATCAATATGCGTTTACAGGCGAAACAATCACGGGAGATCCGCGCATCTTCGGACGCGTATATATCGGCACGAATGGCCGCGGTATCGTCTACGGCGATACAGTGAATGGCCCAACGCCAACACCAACGCCGACAGCGACACCGACACCAACAGTGACACCAACACCAACGCCGACGTCAACACCGACACCGACAGTGACGCCAACACCAACACCGACAGTGACGCCAACACCAACACCAACGTCAACGCCATCACCGTCCCCAGCAGGCAGCTTTAAAGTGCAGCTGTTCAACGGCGGTACAGCGGCAACGACAAACACGCTAAGTCCAAAAATCAAACTGGTGAATACAGGAACAAGTTCACTCAATCTGGCTGATGTAAAGCTCCGTTATTATTACACGATTGACGGCGAGCAAGCCCAAAGCTTCTGGTGCGACTGGTCGACCGTCGGCAGCGCCAACGTCCTTGCATCCTTCGTCAAGCTGCCGACAGCCGTAACGGGAGCAGACTATTACGTAGAAATTAGCTTTGCCAGCGCCGCAGGCTCTGTTGCAGCAGGCCAAAGCATTGAGCTGCAAACGCGGATTTCGAAAAACAATTGGAGCAACTATACACAAACAGGCGATTATTCATTCAATTCCAGCGCGACAAGCTATGTAGACTGGAACAAAACAACCGGCTATGCAGCGGGCATCCTGCAATGGGGCGTAGAGCCATCTTAA
- a CDS encoding response regulator: MRVILIDDEKPALAHIEWLFERDGRLQVAEKFTSARDGIQSVRATPAHIVFLDINMPGLNGLEAAEHIRSINPDIRIVYITAYSEYAIEAFELNALDYLLKPVHPERFKKTITRIIEDYSRGKPEQQKLPGRQVLCFKRLAFHDDGKTNTSLRLRTLKAQELFAFLLHYKDQWVAKQQLLDTLWPDSDYEKAMMLLHTSVYQIRKLMKDWKVEALVEFALDSYRLTSNGLKLDVEQFEQGAAAIRAIETEQQRIAAEQALSLYAGDYFEEHDFLWARQRRDELRAKYVRLVRSLIHYEMNAGHEQEALKRLLLLHEQEPYSDELCRQILNLLGQMGDQEALVLYYDDFARLLHEELNCEPEPETQLVMKHFKGTI, translated from the coding sequence ATGAGAGTCATTTTAATTGATGATGAAAAGCCGGCGCTCGCTCACATTGAATGGTTGTTCGAGCGGGACGGACGCTTGCAGGTGGCAGAAAAATTCACTTCGGCCAGAGATGGCATTCAAAGTGTACGGGCCACGCCCGCACACATCGTTTTTCTGGACATTAATATGCCGGGGCTCAATGGTCTTGAAGCGGCGGAGCATATCCGCAGCATTAACCCTGACATACGCATCGTATACATAACGGCCTATTCGGAATACGCGATTGAAGCGTTTGAGCTCAATGCGCTCGATTATTTGCTGAAGCCGGTTCATCCGGAACGGTTTAAGAAGACGATTACTCGCATTATAGAAGATTACAGCCGGGGCAAGCCGGAGCAGCAGAAGCTGCCCGGCAGGCAGGTGCTCTGCTTCAAGCGGCTGGCGTTTCATGACGATGGAAAAACGAATACGAGCCTCCGGCTGCGGACGCTGAAAGCGCAGGAGCTGTTTGCTTTTTTACTGCATTATAAAGATCAATGGGTCGCCAAGCAGCAGCTTCTGGACACGTTATGGCCCGATTCGGATTATGAGAAAGCGATGATGCTGCTGCATACGTCCGTCTATCAAATTCGCAAGCTGATGAAAGATTGGAAAGTAGAGGCGCTTGTTGAGTTTGCGCTCGACAGCTATCGCCTGACAAGCAATGGATTAAAGCTGGATGTCGAGCAGTTTGAGCAGGGAGCTGCCGCGATCCGCGCCATTGAGACGGAGCAGCAGCGTATTGCGGCGGAACAGGCGCTCAGCCTGTATGCGGGAGACTATTTTGAAGAGCATGATTTTCTGTGGGCGAGGCAGCGCCGGGATGAGCTTAGAGCGAAATATGTGCGGCTTGTCCGCAGCCTTATCCATTATGAGATGAATGCTGGCCACGAGCAGGAGGCGCTCAAAAGGCTGCTGCTGCTGCATGAGCAGGAGCCATATTCGGATGAGCTGTGCCGGCAAATATTAAATTTGCTAGGCCAGATGGGCGATCAGGAGGCTCTTGTTCTCTATTATGATGATTTTGCAAGATTGCTTCATGAAGAATTAAATTGCGAGCCGGAGCCGGAGACACAGCTTGTAATGAAGCATTTTAAAGGCACTATATAA
- a CDS encoding cellulase-like family protein gives MSTASRQLPRKLTITMWDFSWYTMTTPGEPYSDLAARYKEAVERGYNTIRICAMPLMLFTESGVRPGPLRFGNLGEVGQRTRWYNCKGGAELDGHAQLLELFKQAKAHNCYIILSSWEYQQSPSFLAEPYLRDLLADISPDQRFMALAKSMDQLIQYVKAAGYGEQIAYAELHNEVEFGQLTDIATGQGVAGSNTPGLVQIMQPYIEEAVAFLREQHPELLMTASYTLNEAYPKAYVARNMQVAHFHLYIKGVLQELMDQAGIDNEAVPFPNELVQSLLREDAPPFESWQLPAGQEWRMQGNPVGMKLLYLHDWADPDQWDLYLYDHYGSHKQAMLQKADFRFEELHEWAGQTALPIVIGEGYVGYTPLHAGFEEGPVGKFIAEYAIRKGMKLGFWGMVLCSNCAPHHPFWDDIAWQQKWNRFILESE, from the coding sequence ATGAGCACAGCGAGCAGGCAGCTGCCCCGTAAACTGACGATTACAATGTGGGATTTCTCTTGGTATACGATGACGACGCCGGGGGAGCCTTACAGCGATTTAGCTGCAAGATATAAAGAAGCGGTAGAGCGGGGCTACAATACGATTCGCATTTGTGCGATGCCGCTCATGCTGTTTACCGAATCGGGCGTTCGGCCTGGACCGCTGCGCTTCGGCAATTTGGGCGAGGTGGGCCAGCGGACGCGCTGGTACAATTGCAAAGGCGGGGCCGAGCTGGACGGGCATGCGCAGCTATTGGAGCTGTTCAAGCAAGCGAAGGCTCACAACTGCTATATTATTCTTTCCTCGTGGGAATACCAGCAAAGTCCGAGCTTTTTGGCGGAGCCCTATTTGCGCGATTTGCTGGCGGATATTTCGCCGGACCAGCGGTTTATGGCGCTGGCGAAGTCGATGGATCAGCTCATCCAATATGTGAAGGCAGCGGGTTATGGCGAGCAAATCGCTTATGCCGAGCTGCATAATGAGGTCGAATTTGGACAATTGACCGACATTGCAACGGGGCAGGGCGTTGCTGGCTCCAATACGCCGGGCCTTGTGCAAATAATGCAGCCCTATATTGAAGAAGCGGTCGCATTTCTACGCGAGCAGCATCCCGAGCTGTTAATGACGGCAAGCTATACGCTGAATGAAGCTTACCCGAAAGCTTATGTGGCGCGAAATATGCAGGTGGCCCATTTTCATCTGTACATTAAAGGCGTGCTGCAGGAGCTGATGGATCAGGCAGGCATCGACAATGAAGCGGTGCCGTTTCCCAATGAGCTGGTGCAATCGCTGCTGCGGGAGGATGCGCCGCCGTTTGAGAGCTGGCAGCTTCCGGCCGGGCAGGAATGGCGGATGCAGGGCAATCCTGTCGGCATGAAGCTGCTTTATCTGCACGATTGGGCCGATCCGGATCAATGGGATTTGTATTTGTACGACCATTATGGCAGCCACAAGCAGGCGATGCTCCAGAAGGCGGATTTTCGTTTTGAGGAGCTGCATGAATGGGCGGGGCAAACGGCGCTGCCGATCGTCATTGGCGAAGGGTATGTAGGGTATACGCCGCTGCATGCGGGTTTTGAGGAAGGGCCGGTCGGCAAATTTATTGCCGAATATGCGATTCGCAAAGGGATGAAGCTGGGCTTCTGGGGCATGGTGCTCTGCTCCAATTGCGCACCCCATCATCCGTTTTGGGACGATATAGCGTGGCAGCAAAAGTGGAACCGGTTTATTTTGGAATCGGAATAA
- a CDS encoding VWA domain-containing protein translates to MSKIDFRKKLVQYTLEKKQLTNVVARVGIVLDISGSMQTLYKNGTVQEVVERILAVASKFDDNGTLDVWVYDNEYSRLPSVTERDFGQYVDKHILNNDLIHKFGRNNEPPVMEDVIRKYTVEENDPTPVFIIFINDGGVVKSIKHTITHSAVQPIFWQFVGIGNSNFEVLKRLDTMEGRIVDNASFFHLDDIAAVSDENLYDQLLNEFPMWIKAAKEQRIIRP, encoded by the coding sequence CTGAGCAAAATCGATTTCCGCAAAAAGCTCGTGCAATACACACTGGAGAAAAAGCAGCTGACAAACGTCGTGGCCAGAGTAGGCATCGTGCTGGATATTTCCGGGTCTATGCAGACGCTGTATAAAAACGGCACCGTTCAGGAAGTCGTGGAGCGGATTTTGGCTGTTGCCAGCAAGTTCGATGACAATGGCACGCTCGACGTGTGGGTATACGATAATGAATACAGCCGTTTGCCGTCGGTAACGGAGCGCGATTTTGGCCAATATGTCGATAAGCATATTTTAAACAATGACCTTATTCATAAGTTTGGACGCAATAATGAGCCTCCGGTGATGGAGGATGTCATTCGCAAATATACGGTGGAGGAAAATGATCCTACGCCTGTATTCATTATTTTTATTAACGACGGCGGGGTAGTCAAGTCGATTAAGCATACGATTACCCATTCGGCCGTGCAGCCGATTTTCTGGCAGTTTGTCGGTATTGGCAACTCCAATTTCGAAGTATTAAAGCGCCTGGATACGATGGAGGGGCGAATCGTAGATAATGCGAGCTTCTTCCATTTGGATGATATTGCGGCCGTGTCGGATGAGAATTTGTATGATCAGCTGCTGAATGAGTTCCCAATGTGGATAAAAGCAGCGAAGGAACAACGCATTATTCGGCCGTAA
- a CDS encoding cellulose binding domain-containing protein: MNAKSGGGAGPIPTVPAAPQAVTATAGNSQAALSWQAVSGAISYNIKRAASSAGPFATVGTTSSTSYVNTGLVNGTTYYYAVSAVNTVGESVNSLQASATPALPNTGPSELKVQYKNGDSAALDNQLKPQFRIVNSGTSAVPLHELTIRYWYSADGPQPQIFECDYATVGCSNLSGSIAASGKSSANADTYLEISFGTGAGNISAGGGHTGEMQNRIHKNSWTNYDETNDYSYHAANTAFADASRVTLYRSGVLVWGEEPS, from the coding sequence ATGAATGCCAAATCGGGCGGGGGAGCTGGGCCGATACCGACAGTGCCTGCTGCGCCGCAAGCCGTAACAGCTACGGCAGGCAATAGCCAGGCGGCGCTGTCCTGGCAGGCGGTCAGCGGTGCGATCAGCTACAACATTAAGCGCGCAGCTTCAAGTGCGGGTCCCTTTGCCACAGTAGGCACGACAAGCAGCACCAGCTATGTGAACACAGGGCTGGTTAATGGGACGACTTATTATTATGCCGTTAGCGCGGTGAACACCGTGGGCGAATCGGTAAATTCCTTGCAGGCAAGTGCAACGCCAGCTCTCCCGAATACAGGCCCAAGCGAGCTCAAGGTCCAATACAAGAACGGCGATTCTGCCGCTCTGGACAATCAATTGAAGCCGCAATTCCGCATCGTCAATTCGGGTACCTCAGCGGTGCCGCTTCATGAGCTTACCATTCGTTATTGGTATTCGGCAGATGGCCCGCAGCCGCAAATTTTCGAATGTGACTATGCGACTGTAGGCTGCTCTAATCTTAGTGGCAGCATTGCTGCGTCAGGCAAGTCGAGCGCAAATGCCGACACTTATTTGGAAATCAGCTTTGGCACGGGAGCTGGGAATATTTCAGCTGGCGGCGGCCATACCGGCGAAATGCAGAACCGCATCCATAAAAATAGCTGGACCAACTATGATGAGACCAATGACTATTCGTATCATGCGGCGAATACAGCTTTTGCCGATGCCAGCCGCGTCACCTTGTATCGCAGCGGGGTGCTCGTATGGGGGGAAGAGCCGTCGTAA